Proteins encoded together in one Thermoplasmatales archaeon BRNA1 window:
- a CDS encoding L-glutamine synthetase, with the protein MENFRFTAVQKAIAKEPVKVTPPAEKTSDYYGCNVFNRRAMRQYLSEDTRRIIYETIERGAVLDKNVAEHVAAGMRRWAMDMGATHYTHWFQPLTGGTAEKHDSFADPRTHGESLEKFSGKLLSQQESDASSFPSGGLRNTFEARGYTAWDPSSPAFIMGDVLCIPTVFVSYTGEALDYKAPLMKSDTAVTKAASDIMEYFGLGKEVIHSYLGWEQEYFLVDKDLYEQRPDLVLTDRTLIGHDSAKSQQLEDHYFAAIPSRVLEFMKDLEFECYKLGIPIKTRHNEVAPNQFEVAPVYEVANLANDHNLMLMSLMKNISEKHGFEVLFHEKPFAGVNGSGKHCNWSLGTESGIALMSPGKTDEENLRFLCFMANTLKAVYDNNSLLKACVLNATNAHRLGANEAPPAIISSFLGDQVSQAFADLMKGEGMVKIGGKKAHSLGLPQIPELLVDNTDRNRTSPFAFTGNRFEFRAVGSSANCSGAVTTLNTVLAYQLVQFKKAVDKRIKAGASALEAVLAETRETFRACRDICFDGNGYSEEWKAEALRRGLDCETSPPLVYDNLTSAKTVKVFNDTGVMNKVELESRKEIFWEMYCKKVDIEARVLSDLTTNHVIPVAVRYQNILLENVRDLKDIYSAADFKRLSRSQADLIRCISEDIAEAESTVDDLDALVEKLAGEEDRKAAVIYHDKVIPMLEKIRRHVDSLEMMVDDQMWPLPKYRELLFIH; encoded by the coding sequence ATGGAAAACTTCAGGTTCACCGCCGTTCAGAAGGCGATCGCGAAGGAACCCGTGAAAGTCACACCCCCGGCGGAGAAGACGTCCGACTACTACGGATGCAACGTTTTCAACCGCCGCGCCATGAGGCAGTACCTCTCCGAGGATACCCGCAGGATCATCTACGAGACCATCGAGAGGGGGGCCGTCCTCGACAAGAACGTCGCCGAGCATGTGGCGGCCGGAATGCGCCGCTGGGCGATGGACATGGGGGCCACCCACTACACCCACTGGTTCCAGCCCCTGACCGGAGGCACCGCCGAGAAGCACGACTCCTTCGCGGACCCCCGTACCCACGGCGAGAGCCTGGAGAAGTTCTCAGGGAAGCTCCTGAGTCAGCAGGAGTCCGATGCGTCCTCCTTCCCGAGCGGGGGCCTCAGGAATACCTTCGAGGCCAGGGGATACACCGCGTGGGACCCTTCCTCGCCCGCCTTCATCATGGGCGACGTGCTCTGCATCCCCACCGTCTTCGTCTCATACACCGGCGAGGCTCTCGACTACAAGGCCCCGCTGATGAAGTCCGACACCGCCGTCACCAAGGCAGCCTCGGACATCATGGAGTATTTCGGCCTCGGGAAGGAGGTCATCCACTCCTATCTCGGATGGGAGCAGGAGTACTTCCTGGTGGACAAGGACCTGTACGAGCAGAGGCCCGACCTGGTCCTCACCGACCGCACCCTCATCGGACACGACTCCGCCAAATCCCAGCAGCTGGAGGACCACTACTTCGCGGCGATCCCCAGCAGGGTGCTGGAGTTCATGAAGGACCTGGAGTTCGAGTGCTACAAGCTCGGGATCCCGATCAAAACGAGGCACAACGAGGTCGCGCCCAACCAGTTCGAGGTCGCACCAGTCTACGAGGTCGCGAACCTGGCCAACGACCACAACCTCATGCTGATGTCCCTCATGAAGAACATCTCCGAGAAGCACGGCTTCGAGGTGCTGTTCCACGAGAAGCCCTTCGCGGGCGTCAACGGGAGCGGGAAGCACTGCAACTGGTCCCTCGGGACCGAGTCCGGCATAGCCCTGATGTCCCCCGGCAAGACCGACGAGGAGAACCTCAGGTTCCTCTGCTTCATGGCGAACACCCTGAAGGCCGTGTACGACAACAACTCCCTGCTGAAGGCATGCGTCCTCAACGCCACCAACGCCCACAGGCTCGGCGCCAACGAGGCCCCTCCGGCGATCATCTCGTCCTTCCTCGGCGACCAGGTCTCCCAGGCCTTCGCCGACCTCATGAAGGGGGAGGGAATGGTCAAGATCGGAGGCAAGAAGGCACACTCCCTCGGCCTCCCGCAGATCCCCGAACTGCTGGTAGACAACACCGACAGGAACAGGACCTCGCCGTTCGCGTTCACCGGGAACAGGTTCGAGTTCAGGGCGGTCGGATCCAGCGCCAACTGTTCCGGTGCGGTCACCACCCTCAACACCGTCCTCGCCTACCAGCTCGTGCAGTTCAAGAAGGCCGTCGACAAGAGGATCAAGGCCGGAGCATCCGCCCTCGAGGCCGTGCTCGCCGAGACCCGCGAGACCTTCCGCGCATGCCGCGACATCTGCTTCGACGGCAACGGATACTCCGAGGAGTGGAAGGCCGAGGCCCTCAGGAGGGGGCTCGACTGCGAGACCTCCCCGCCGCTGGTCTACGACAACCTCACCTCGGCCAAGACCGTCAAGGTGTTCAACGACACCGGTGTCATGAACAAGGTGGAGCTGGAGTCCAGGAAGGAGATCTTCTGGGAGATGTACTGCAAGAAGGTGGACATAGAGGCCAGGGTGCTCTCCGACCTCACCACCAACCACGTCATCCCGGTTGCCGTCAGGTACCAGAACATCCTGCTCGAGAACGTCCGCGACCTGAAGGACATCTACAGCGCGGCGGACTTCAAGAGGCTCTCCCGCTCGCAGGCGGACCTCATCAGGTGCATCAGCGAGGACATCGCCGAGGCCGAGTCCACCGTCGACGACCTCGACGCACTGGTGGAGAAGCTCGCCGGGGAGGAGGATAGGAAGGCCGCGGTCATCTATCACGACAAGGTCATCCCAATGCTGGAGAAGATCCGCAGGCATGTGGACTCCCTCGAGATGATGGTCGACGACCAGATGTGGCCTCTGCCCAAGTACAGGGAGCTCCTGTTCATCCACTGA